TTTTATCCTTttggaatgaaaattgaaataaatccGACCTTTGATTAGTTGGCAGAGCATATAACGGTAATGGTTGAAAATATCCAATGTCGTCCTTAAGTCATCAGTTCAAATTCGGTaggtcaaatttttttaaatcactcATTTGAATGTGGTCTGCTGTCATTCATATAGTTCTTCGCAACTTCCTTACTAGTTAGATTTAAACATTCAACTTGCTTGAATTCGGCAGTTCGAAATTCTTCGCAACTTCCTTCTTAGTTGTTATGTTTAAACATTCAACTTAATTGGTAGAAACACGAACGTTAACTCTAATAAATACACCAGTTGAgtaactatatattataaaattatatttgttttgtgTTACCAATAAAATGAGGCAGCAATATTTGGACTATGACTCTTTCACAActttatatttcataattgTTTGCATATTTATTGGAGTTTGTGCTCATTCACATGGAGACTTGgcccttattattattattattttttttaatttcttcttaataTATCTTActccaaatatttaattaattaattaatttatttatttatctttggATAATTATTCTAATATAATATACACTCACTTGTCGTCGACTAGTCAACTCGACTACAACTAGCAATTCATGGTATGACTCAAAAATATATAGtcaagcttttttcttttctttttatacaaaaataaataaataaataaatagttgaCTCCTTCAACCAATGGAAAGTTGCATTTAAATATCCTAAGTAATTATTGTGTGTTGgtgttaataaaataaaatactttcaattaaaataatctcTTAATTATCCATAGAGGTTAAGTGTCAAGTGCTAATTAAACTAAACATCAGtgcaccaaaaaaaaaagacaatatttaattgataataattaaataataatatctcaaaaagacaaaaaagaagagtGTTTATATAAATGAGTTGTTCATGGGAGCTCACAACCATTGCTTTCTCAGCTACAAGTTCTTTGTCAAGTTTAAGTGAGTTGTAGAAGTGTTTCCAATTCTAATTCCAACTAAAAATATGGTGGCGGTTCACGAGCTGTCTTCAAATTCGTCGAAAATGACGGTTTCCAACGACCACCATAAAATTGATATCGACGGTAAGCTCTACGAAGTTAAATGGTCGACACAAGAGAACGTGAAGGAGGATCAGCACCAACCGATGATCGTTAATGACAAAGCTTCACGTCTCATGATATTTATTCAATGGGCTAGAACTAAACTACACAACTTCGAGATTCATGGCGGTAGTAAGTTCTACCTtcctttaattatttcttatagTTATGAATTTGGTTgataaactttgaattttactTCCACTCGTCCATGTTTGAATATCTAAAGTTTTGAAGAAGTTCATCCGCTAATATGTATTTATCCATAAACTATCAACTTTAGGTCTACTCGTCCATTTTAAacttaacaatattttaaatttttttaaagaaaaaatgtaattttttttttaaaagttaacaataaatgaatttaaattaagcCACTTTGAaaaagagtttttatttaaatttagtgagGTGAactgtttatttatttatttattgtaaacACCTTTGTTAAACTTGTGAATGTGAACATTTTTTCAGGGAACCAAAGAAGGGACCAGCAGGAGAAGCAGGAGCAGCAGCTATGCGAAGCTGCAACCAAGGGTGACTGGAAGGCTGCAGAGGACATGGAAAAGGAACATAAGGGGATCCTATCGAAGGTAATAAGCAAGGATAGGGAAGAAACAGCTCTCCACATTGCGACAAGGTTCAACCAGGCTGCATTCGTGGAGAAGCTGGTTCAAAAACTGACCAAAGATGACTTGGAAGCCACAAATATATACGGAAACACAGCCCTTTGCATAGCTGCGACATCAGGCGCTGTGGACATTGCCAAGTTCATGGTGCAAAAGCATAATGATTTAGTCCTAATTCCTGGGTCTGGAAATGCCACTCCTGTTTTAATTGCTGCTAGATATAAACACAACCATATGGTTTCTTATTTCCTCCAGATGGAATGGATCCTCAAACACATGGAAATTAACCAGCAAATGGAGCTTCTTTTTAGTGCCATTGCCACCGATCATTACGGTTTGTTTTTACCcgcaaaatttaatttttatcaattGGGTCGGTTCGAAATACCTTCTAGTTTAGTCAAAATTCATAATCatcacgttttttttttttttattctacaGATATAGCTTTGCTTATTCTAAAGTGGAACGAGAAATTGGCATTGGATCGAGACATCAATGACGATACACCCTTGCATATCATGGCTCGAAAGTCTAATACAATTGGCACAAAAAATAACCTAACTGAGTGGCAATCATGTaagtgtgtttttttttttagtttaagagtattaatttttattaatttagctttttaaatatttataattttaatttgatttttaggtTTCAAGCCTATatacaagaagaaaatgatgcaAATACAAGCCTATCAAACACTAGAAAAGATGTGGGGTATAGTTCAAAATAAGATTGATGAAGATAAGATTTCGGATTTCATTTTACATCCCTCGAGCATGCTACACGATGCTGCAAGGGTCGGAAACGTTGAATTTGTGAGAGTGTTACTTCATAAAAATCCTAAGCTTCTACTGATGGTCGATGGCAGTGGGAAGAACATATTTCACATAGCAGTCGAAAATCGACAACGTAGCGTCTTCAACTTAATTTATGATATGAAACTCTTCCACCTAGATGACCTATTATATCATTTCAACGAGGAAAACATCAGCTTGCTTGAATTAGCTGCAAAAAGAGCTGATCCTGGTCATCTTGATCGTGTCTCAGGAGCCGTCTTTCAAATGCACCAAGAACTTCTATGGTTTAAGGTACCAATTCTCcgtttaaatgaaaaatggaagaggaaataataatgttagaaaataattggtttattattaaattgatttttttagtttttctttttttaaattttgtgtgatgtcccacgtgaGTGGGGAgtagaacaaatcaccatttacaCGCGTGTGTAAACCTTCCCccgcagacgcgttttaaagtcttgaggggaagtccaaaagggaaagcccaaataagacaatatttgctagcggtggatctgggtcgttacaaatgatattagagtcaaacaccggatggtgtgccagcccttctcgctgttccccgaagggggtagacacgaggcggtgtgccagtaaggatactggccccaaagggggtggattttggggcagtcccacatcgattggaggaaggaaagagtgccagcgaagacgctgggcctcgaaggagggtgaattgtgatgtcccacattagtctGGGAGTAGAACAAATCACCTTTTAccagggtgtgaaaacctccaggacaatatcttctagctatggatttgggtcgttttgtattatatattttattcaaatgaTGACAAAATTTATGTATGTTTTGAAGGATGTAGAGAATATATTAGAGCGTACAATGAGAATAAAGAAAGGGAAGCGAACAACAAGAGAATTATTCATCCAAGAACACAAAGAACTTGTGAAAGAAGCAGAAAAGTGGGTGAAGAGTACAGCCAATTCATGCATGCTAGTAGCAACCTTGATAGCCACCGTAGTTTTTGCTGCAGCCTTCACCGTACCCGGTGGCAACGATGAAAACAATGGCTCGCCCATGTTTCTTAGCCACAAATGGTTCACGGTGTTCGTCGTCTCAGATGCAATAGCCTTGATCTCATCTTCGACTTCGATTCTACTGTTTTTGTCGATCTTGACGTCGCGGTGTGCAGAAACAGATTTTCTGTTTTGGTTGCCATTGGAGTTGGTTCTTGGCCTTGGTTTCCTGTTCGTTTCTGTGCTGGGAATGGTGCTGGCTTTCAGTGCCTGCTTCTTCCTGCACTATGGAAGCCATATTTCATGCATTCCATTGCTGATTACTGGGATGGCTATTGTTCCTGTTTACTGGTTCTGTGTGCTGCAATGGAAGCTTTGGGCTGATGCTTTAGCAGCATTGCATGCTAGTGGGATGTCATGTTTATTAAAATGTAGGCAGAACAAATGGTTCTGATGTTTTTAACGTTAGCTATACAACtgtttttgtattaaaaaatgttcatgatataTTAGAACGTACGATGATATATTAATGTGTATTTgtattattaattcttttataaattttaaattattttccttgATTTTAGTGGGCTCTCTCCCCGTGGGCTTAAGTTAATGAACTCTTGTTTGGTGGGCTCTCATCCCGTGGGCTTGTGTTCATGGACTCTTGTTTGGTGGGCTCTCTCCCCGTGGGCTTGAGGTCCATGGACTCTTGTTTGGTGGGCTCACTCCCCGTGGGCTTGAGTTCATGGACTCTTGTTTGGTGGGCTCATTCCCCGTGGGCTTGAGTCATAGACTCTTGTTTGGTGGGCTCACTCCCCGTGGGCTTGAGTTCATGGACTCTTGTTTAGTGGGCTCTCTCCCCGTGGGCTTGAGCTCATGGACTCTTCTTTTGTGGGCTCTCGCCTCATGGGCTTAAGTTCATGGACTCTTGTTTGGTGGGCTCTGGCCTCATGGGCTTCTGTACATGGACTCTTGTTTGGTGGGCTTTCGTTTCATGGGCTTGAGTTCATGGACTCTCGCCTCGTAATTGATGAAGacccaattaaaaaattagtactattatttaaataaaatattcttactcTATTTACAAATATACTAAAATTGTGATGTTATTGTGAACTCTTCATTAGGTAGGTTAGATAGAGATAACCGTAAGTAAAATTGTGATATTGTTGTCCATGAAAACATGAGTTTGACAGTGTGGGAGCGAGAACGCTAGGTTCCTGAGAGGTGGAGTGTGagattcaacatttttttaaaaaattgtaaggtTGACGACCATATGTAACGGGCTACATATTTGTTAGCTATaagtttgggctgttacgtatacattttttttcttttctttttatctttaattacTACATTGTATACTTGTATTTATTACCATATCGTCGTCTCAATACATATCAATATCCACAGTTTCAATGTCCACAACAAGGTAGTAGTCATTGTCTATCTCATTCGAAAATtttgtgagaacccacatAACGTTCCTATATTTGAAAAGACTTATGATCAACAAGTTTAGATTTGAGTCAAATACGACCAaagattattgattttttttataagaaatataattgTAGGCATATGCATCTTGTTcgtttttcatttcaaaactacTTGATGATATTAAAGAAGtttcatttcaaaactttgtgaggttattaaaaatagtttttgaTTTTGTGAGCTCTAACGATTAATTAATCGATATTTTCACAATGCcgttgaaggaagaaaaataggCTTGAACTTGTATTATTCATTAGGTTGTATCTTGAATgttatatattgttttataatttttttttaaaagacgCATTCTTAAGAGagttattatgttatttttaatttattattgtttctaatttttcttttttattatttcaacgACGTAGAATTTATAttgtttattgattttttaattattttattattgtgttGTTTCGCAATGTATTTAGAGAAAGATTAAGGGACTTTCATTAGATTGTTCTAGAAGAGTCTTATTGGTCTTACACTCAAATGAATTAAACTTTATGATGATAAATTAGTGTGTATTTGTATTACTACTTGGAACAtgtattacttttttatttatttataaattataaattattatttttattggggCGAATAcctttaatttcaaattaattaattagttgatCATGGTAATTAATTCGATCTTTTGGATTGTCATATCCGGTCcaaattaattcttaaattcgaaaatttaataattaaatcctTGGTCGTTATAAAATCTTcgattttattcttttattaactCATTATTCATGGCAGACGTGacaatatttaattgaaataatactcgtgataataataataataatatctcaaaaagacaacaaaaaaGGGTTTTTAAGTATTATATATTTGGATAAATGGCCAatgtgtttatatatattagttgTTCATCGCTCATAGATCTCATTGCCTTCTCTACCTCAACCTCTTCAGTTGTATTAGGTTTCCAATTCCAAGTAATAATATGATGCAGCAAACTCAT
This genomic interval from Cucurbita pepo subsp. pepo cultivar mu-cu-16 chromosome LG20, ASM280686v2, whole genome shotgun sequence contains the following:
- the LOC111783504 gene encoding ankyrin repeat-containing protein At5g02620-like is translated as MTVSNDHHKIDIDGKLYEVKWSTQENVKEDQHQPMIVNDKASRLMIFIQWARTKLHNFEIHGGSKDQQEKQEQQLCEAATKGDWKAAEDMEKEHKGILSKVISKDREETALHIATRFNQAAFVEKLVQKLTKDDLEATNIYGNTALCIAATSGAVDIAKFMVQKHNDLVLIPGSGNATPVLIAARYKHNHMVSYFLQMEWILKHMEINQQMELLFSAIATDHYDIALLILKWNEKLALDRDINDDTPLHIMARKSNTIGTKNNLTEWQSCFKPIYKKKMMQIQAYQTLEKMWGIVQNKIDEDKISDFILHPSSMLHDAARVGNVEFVRVLLHKNPKLLLMVDGSGKNIFHIAVENRQRSVFNLIYDMKLFHLDDLLYHFNEENISLLELAAKRADPGHLDRVSGAVFQMHQELLWFKDVENILERTMRIKKGKRTTRELFIQEHKELVKEAEKWVKSTANSCMLVATLIATVVFAAAFTVPGGNDENNGSPMFLSHKWFTVFVVSDAIALISSSTSILLFLSILTSRCAETDFLFWLPLELVLGLGFLFVSVLGMVLAFSACFFLHYGSHISCIPLLITGMAIVPVYWFCVLQWKLWADALAALHASGMSCLLKCRQNKWF